From the genome of Streptomyces sp. SID8374:
GAAGCAAGGCGGCCGCTGACATGAGACGTACACGCATCATCGGCATCGGCGCCGGACTCGCGGTCGTCGCCGTGGCCGCCACCACCGGGGTGAGCGCCCTCCAGGAGGACTCCAGGACCACCGTCACCGCCTACTTCGAACAGGCGACGGGCGTCTACGCCGGGTCCGACCTGCGCATCCTCGGGGTCCGGGTCGGCACGGTCGAGTCCGTCACCCCCGAGGGCAAGGAGGTCAGGGTCGTCCTCCGCCTGGACGAGGGCATCAAGGTGCCCGAGGACGCCCACGCGGTCGTCGTCGCCCCCAGCCTCGTCGCCGACCGGTACATCCAGCTCGCCCCCGCCTACGACGGCGGACCGCTCCTCGCGGACGGCGCCGAACTCCCCGCCGCCCGCAACGCCACCCCCGTGGAGGTCGACCAGCTGTACGCCTCCATCACCGAGATCACCACGGCGCTCGGCCCGAACGGCGCCAACGCCGACGGCGCGCTGGCCAGGCTCCTGGAGACCGGGGCGAAGAACCTGGACGGCAACGGCAAGGCCATCGGGGACTCCGTCGAACAGTTCGGCAAGGCCGCCAAGACCCTCGACAGGAGCAGCGGCGACCTGTTCGACACCCTGGCCTACCTCCAGTCCTTCACCACCATGCTCAAGGAGAACGACAGCGAGGTCCGGGCCGCCGAGCAGCAGCTCAACTCGGTCACCTCGTTCCTCGCGGACGACAAGAAGAACCTCAGCGCGGCACTCAAGGAGCTGGGCGCCGCGCTCGGCCAGGTGAAGACGTTCATCGCGAAGAACCGGGGCGCGCTGAAGAAGAACGTCGACGCCCTGGTCCCCATCACCCAGGCCCTGGTCGACCAACGTGCCTCGCTGGCCGAGGCGATGGACACGCTGCCGCTGGCGGCGGGCAACGTCCTGAACGCGTACGACCCGGCCAACCGGACCCTCAACGGCCGAGCCAACCTCAACGAACTCTCCATGGGCGGCCCCCTGGTCGACCCGGACGCGGCCGCCGGCCCGCCGCCCGGGCTCGCACCCGTCGACGCGAACCGGCGAAAGGCCCTGCCCGTCCTGCCGCTGCCGGAGGTCGGGACGGTCTTCGGGACGCCGGAGAAACAGCCGGCGGAGAAGAGACCGGACCGGCAGAAGGAGGGAGCGGAACGATGAGCGGTTCCCCGCACACCACGAGCGGCTCCCCGGACGCCACGACCGAGCCCCCGCAGACCACCGGCGCCCGCACCGGCGCCCGGCTGGCCGTCGGAGCCGTCGCCCTGCTGGCCACCGGAGCGCTGATCGCCCTGGTCGCCGTCCGCACCGACGGCCCCGTCTTCACGGGCATCGAACAGATCCCCCTGCCCGGCGGCGCCGACCTCGGCGACCGGCCGTACGAGATCACCGCCGAGTTCGGCGACGTCCTCAGCCTGGCACCGCAGTCCTCGGTCAAGGTCAACGACGTGTCCGTCGGCCGTGTCACCAGGATCGACCTGGCCGCCGACGGCTGGAGCGCCCGGGTCACCATGCGGGTCAACGGAGACATCGACCTCCCCGCCAACGCCTACGCCCGCCTCGAACAGTCCAGCCTCCTCGGCGAGAAGTTCATCCAGCTCACCCCGCCCGCCGAAGGCACCGCCCGCGGCTCCCTGGCGGAGACCGGCCGCATCCCGCTCACCCGCACGAACCGCAACCCCGAGGTCGAAGAGGTCTTCGGCGCCCTCTCCCTGCTCCTCAACGGCGGCGGGATCAACCAGCTCAAGACCATCACCACCGAGCTGAACAAGGCGCTCACCGGCCAGGAGCCGCAGATCCGCTCCCTGCTCAACCGGGTCGACACCCTCGTCACCAACCTGGACAGCAACAAGGGCGACATCACCCGGGCCCTCGACGGCGTCAACCGGCTCTCCGCAACCCTCGCCACCCGCAAACAGGACCTCGGAACGGTCCTCACCGGGCTCAGCCCCGGGCTGAAGGTCCTGGAGAAACAGCGCGGCTCGCTGCTGACCATGCTGCGCACCCTCGACACGCTCTCCACGGTGGCCGTCGACACGATCAACAGGAGCAAGGCGGACATGATCGCCGACCTGAAGGCGCTCGCCCCGACCCTGAAGGCGCTCGCCGACTCCGGCAAGGACCTCCCCGACGCGCTCCAGGCCTCGCTGACCTACCCCTTCACGGACGAGGTGCTGCGCGGGGTGAAGGGCGACTACCTGAACGTCTACCTGGACGTCACGGCCGCGCCCGGCACCCGGATCATCCCGGCGCTCACCCCGGACGACCCGACCCTGCCGCCCCCGCCGCACGAACCCGGCGCGGAGGGTGCGGCGGCCGCCCGCAGCGCGCTGCCGCTCCCGCTGCCGGCCGTCTCGCGTACGTCGGGGGCCGAGGC
Proteins encoded in this window:
- a CDS encoding MCE family protein, with product MSGSPHTTSGSPDATTEPPQTTGARTGARLAVGAVALLATGALIALVAVRTDGPVFTGIEQIPLPGGADLGDRPYEITAEFGDVLSLAPQSSVKVNDVSVGRVTRIDLAADGWSARVTMRVNGDIDLPANAYARLEQSSLLGEKFIQLTPPAEGTARGSLAETGRIPLTRTNRNPEVEEVFGALSLLLNGGGINQLKTITTELNKALTGQEPQIRSLLNRVDTLVTNLDSNKGDITRALDGVNRLSATLATRKQDLGTVLTGLSPGLKVLEKQRGSLLTMLRTLDTLSTVAVDTINRSKADMIADLKALAPTLKALADSGKDLPDALQASLTYPFTDEVLRGVKGDYLNVYLDVTAAPGTRIIPALTPDDPTLPPPPHEPGAEGAAAARSALPLPLPAVSRTSGAEASGAPAPEQGGTP
- a CDS encoding MCE family protein; amino-acid sequence: MRRTRIIGIGAGLAVVAVAATTGVSALQEDSRTTVTAYFEQATGVYAGSDLRILGVRVGTVESVTPEGKEVRVVLRLDEGIKVPEDAHAVVVAPSLVADRYIQLAPAYDGGPLLADGAELPAARNATPVEVDQLYASITEITTALGPNGANADGALARLLETGAKNLDGNGKAIGDSVEQFGKAAKTLDRSSGDLFDTLAYLQSFTTMLKENDSEVRAAEQQLNSVTSFLADDKKNLSAALKELGAALGQVKTFIAKNRGALKKNVDALVPITQALVDQRASLAEAMDTLPLAAGNVLNAYDPANRTLNGRANLNELSMGGPLVDPDAAAGPPPGLAPVDANRRKALPVLPLPEVGTVFGTPEKQPAEKRPDRQKEGAER